A stretch of DNA from Odontesthes bonariensis isolate fOdoBon6 chromosome 2, fOdoBon6.hap1, whole genome shotgun sequence:
TTCAGTCAAAAATATTGGCCAATTCTTTCTCAGCGATGACTGGGTCCGGATGGCAACCTGTTTCTGATGGTATAAACCTTTAAGAGTCAGGTGGTCAAGCAGCCAGCATCCATCACATCGCAACAACACAATGAGTTAGAACCAGATAATGCAAGTGAATGCTGCCGATCGCTTGCAGCTATGCTAAAAGCTTAATGGTCAAATTAATTGATTACCGATTTATCACTAGGGAATTGCTTGCTTAGAAGAATAGTCACCCACCAGTAAAGAAGAAATGGCTATGAATATATTTTCAGGGTGACAATCTTTGAGGAGTAATAGGATAATTTGTCACATGTGACAGTCTCTTTGATTGCTCTCGATATTTCAGCCTGTTTGGAATATTGGACAGAATCATGGTGGGTTGTCAGAGTCAGACTGAggtgtgtgtgaatatgttgaGCGGTGCCTCAATACTGAAATAAGGCAGCCTGAGGAATACAGTTAGACTTCCTATGCTTTATCTCGCGTGTCCTCATAAAGTCCCACTATTTCTGTTCATCTCTATTATGAAATAGGTGTTTAGCGCTCATGTGGGTGGGCGTGTGAAAGGAGACAAAGAGAATGAGTGAACAACCTCATTTGTCTGTTTATACTAGTGGAAGGCGATGACATTAGAGCAGAAGAAGATCAGCACGAAAAGTGAGTTGATCCTGCTTGAGGGGAGAAATACTGAAGGATCACAAagactttgactttttttattAAGTGATTTTATGTAAGCCTCTTCCCCCACGCAGAGGtgaaacatttctccatttcTGCCTATTTCCTGCTAAAGCTCAGACAGCTGTGGTCAAACTTAGGTCAATAAAATGTCTGTCTGTCCACTGAGTTGCCACATCTATCAAATGATGAAAGTTTGTCTTTAAGGGAGAGATAGAATTCAGCAAGGGAAGAGTGAAACCTTTCTGTGGGGCATGCAGGAAATTAATCAAGGAAATGGGGTTTTTGGTGTGCCTATATCACATCTAATCTATCCTTTGTCCACATGTAGCCAGCTCCAAGCCTCACCAATCAACAGCGACACGCTGGTTTTATGAAAAGCCACTTGTTCCCTGCATAATTGGGGGGGTCTGACTGCTGAGTTAAatgggaggtggaggtggagggagaGCCAGTCTTGTTTGCCCATGTAAAGTGTGATCCAGATAATAGCATTCTCATCAAAGGCAGCAATTACATTCATTACAACAGCGCAAGGCGCGCCTGCAAGGAAATTAAGTGgtgagaggaaagaaaagcTTAATATATACCTCCTTTATCCTATCCCCCACCTCTCAGTTCTTTTTCAAATGCTCCACGTGGAGCTGGAGACCTCAAGAAAGAAACAGTCTCAGTCAAAGAAGAATAAATCTCATCCAAGTCCCCCTTCACCCTTCTGCCTCCAAGAGGCTCCCGTCTGCCGTTACTATGGCTGCACTTGTCCAGGATTAAAAAGCTTTTCCAGGAGGGTGATCTCTTATGCTTCTTTTACACAAGCACAACAAATGACACACAGCCTTAAGAAACTGCTGCAGACCTTCTTTAAATTAAATTCCAATTTAATTCAGGAAAGGAGGAGCAAATTAATTGTCTTGTGCGGCGTCAAACCACAAATGGCCTGTAAATCAAGTGATTAAGAGGAGAAGGGAACCTTTTCATTCCGGCCTTTCAAATGTGAAGAAGAGCAAGTGGATATAACTGCAAGCTTCTTAAAGACAGGTGATGTTCCTGAGGCTATTCTACATGTCACAGTTTGTATATTCCACCTCACTCATGTTATAAGTCTTATAAAGTTTTAGAGCTCAAGAAAGACATTTAGAGGATGCAAAGTAATTGTGTAGCTGATTCAAAACTGATAGAAGTTTTGGATTGGCGTGTTAAATTCAGAATCTGTTCAATATAATGTAGTTACAGACTGAGTGTAATCCTACTTCCAACAAGAGTATTACTTGCTGTCAGTTTCAATAGCAGAGCAGCAGTCCTTTGCCAGAGCAGCTTATTGTATCATAAATGCAAAATTAAGTTTGACACATTATTTCCCTTTTGTATTTTTAAGTATAATAAATGCTTTCTTCAGTCCTAATGCCACATGATTTTGAACATCAGGAAATTCTTTGTAGTAAATTTGAAATGGGATTAGTGGTTTAATAATTCATAATTGGAGGAATTAGCAACAAAActatttaaacaaattacagCATGGAGAAATGTGCACTTTATCTTTCGGTTCCCACAAATCATCGTGGCTGTGTGTGAATTATTCAACAGGTTCGAGCCCCCATAGAAACCTGAGCATAATTAAACTGCAATAAAATAACATTAGTGTGGACAGGCTGTTAAAGGGTGATGTAATTGGCTGCTCCGGTGGTCATGGTTCAACTGACGTGGTCGACTGTCACGTTTTCCCTTGTTCTGGTACATGGTCCTGCCAGAGGATGTGAGCTGACAGACTGTACTTTACAAAGTCTGTACACAGTGATGGCCCTGATAGGTGGAGTTTTGAAGAATGAAGCTGGGCAGCACCATAGAGCATGTGGAGCACTTCAGgcacaaaaaaaatcagttatTTCACCAATGGTACGTGTACGCCATCTAGTGTCCAGTTTGTTCAACTGTACTTATCTGTGGCCGTACAACAGCAGTTGTACATGGAGACACTTGTATCCATCTAAAGCAGAAGTTCCAATAGTCGAATAtcgtctctctttttttttcaaatgccaTACAAACGCATTATGCACAATTTTACGCTGCTGTAAAGAATCCAGTGTAGATGGGTGGGTAAACTCTAAAGTCAACACTAAAAGAGTGGCTCATGTTACAAAGTCAAGAGATCACCTGTGGCACGTTTACATTACTGCTGTAATCCAGCAGTTGTAATGCAGTAAAAGGATACATTGGTCTCTATCTAATTGGTCATTTATTATCTTCTCCTCACTGGTTTTCCTACAAGTTTGACACAAATGGGGCAATGCGATCTCCACTACGCGCTTACTGTTAAATTATTGATTGTGATAAAACATGAATGAATGTGTCAATAGCTTCTGAAAGTATTGTAATTGTTGTGCTTCATTTACCACTTGAGCATAATTACAAGCTGTACGTCTGAAAGTGTGTCACGTCACAGACGTGAACAGAGAGGCTATCAGTTCATTTCATTAGCTGTTGGGAAGAGATGGGTGTTTCAGATCCGTCATTCCTCTGAAATATGATACGTTCAGGGTTTATTATTCTAATCATTGGTTTCAATACTAATGCTTTTTTTTGAGGACCTGTCAGTATCAATTGTGATTATTCATCTGTGTAGTCTACAATTCTGAAGTTAGAAGCTGGTGAAATAGAATTTACAACGATGAACAGTAATCAGTCTGTAAGATGGacgtttgtatttttttatatcgATGCTAAAACTAAGCATGGAAAATCAGAGAATACCGGAGAACCTTTAGCACTCCAAAACTTCACTGTCACAGCTCATAAACTTGCTATTTATCAGTATGTTTTTTCTAGTttgaaaatgttattttgtaaATGTGTGAAAAGCAGTATGGCAcaatgttttattgttttggaaacacaaatgaaaaaagaaaatgaacgaTTCACTGAATTGCTCCCTTTGGTTCTTGCCAATAGATCATTAACTGCACTATTTCGTTGATAATACAGATCACACAACATATAATCAGTTGTGTCTTATTCAGTCTGCTGTTGCTTGTTCTTGTGGAACAGCtaactttaaaactgataaCTTTGGTGGTTAGGATGCACATATGATCCTGAAAAGTTAATTTCTACTCACTTGAAAGGAACATGCCGTAGTGTTTGATGTTAATCTGAGAGATGCTGCAAATTTTCAAAGGAACAATAACCAAACCTTAGACAACAAGTGACTTTCACAACTTCATAGTTGTCATAAATATTGAAATTAATAAGAGCAAATGTTCCATGAACCATATTAGAAATTGTATTGAAATTGGGACTGTCACCCAATTATGTGTATTATTTACAAATTTGTTTGAGGAAATatctgtggggaaaaaaattgaGTAAAAGTTTGCTGATAAAAACTTTGTCTTAAGAGTAAAGCAAATGAGGTTTCTTTTAAAATCCAAATGATAGAGATTCACATATTAAATATTCTTGTACTTTCTGTAAACAATAGATTAAAACAATATATCATTTAGTTTCTCAATTTATGTTTAGTAAAATACTTTGGACTGGTGTTGGACATAAAATTAGGAGCAAAATGGTGAAAATCTCCACTTTAAATAACATGACATAATTATTTGTTTATAAGATATAAATATGAGCAAGGATGTTTACTTTTTTGTTCAGCCTACCATTATACTGGAGAGACCTAATATTCCTTAAAAGTaatcaaattgaaaaaaatgtttagagCCATTGACCGCTTCGAGAACTCCTGTATGCACCAACTAGCATGGACCTGGACATTaagaaagatatttatttttctaatatttttcatttgtttagttccacgttgttctttgttttgttttcatttgaattgCCTAGCTTTGGACTGCATTCCTCCATAAATTTTTTTAATGGTGTGTAGATAATTCAAACTTAAGTAAACTCTCTTAAACTCTTTATCAGGTAcaccagggatgtccaaagttggtcctcgagggccgctgtcctgcaggttttagttgttgccctgcttcaacacacctgattcagatcaaaacatcattagcaggcttgtgcagaattTAACAATCTGTTTAAGAGattcatttaatctgaatcaggtgtgttgaagcagggcaacatctaaaacctgcaggatagcAGCCCtcaaggaccgactttggacatccctgaggTACACTATTGATTTGTAAACTGTGGACTTTGTAAACCGGTAGGAACCTTTCTTTGAGGGTATGTTGTAGCTGTAACTGTAGCGGGAAGGTTTTATCGGCGTACTCATAGTGAACTTTAACCCCATCGATGGgttaattgttttgatttagcAGGCTGTTTTTTCTCTGAAATATCGGCTGGTTTTATCGAATGGAAAATGTATTTAAGCGTCGTTGTACTCTTAAATAATGACGTGTTGGGCAACATTTGGCATTGCTGTTGACTAAAAGGCTTTCTCCAAGGTAGGCTAACGTTAGCTGTGGGGCTAACGTAGCGTACGTAGCTTTGGTAACAACATGACGATGGTGAGAAGCTGCGTATAGCAGCGACCGACCAGACACCGGATCCTGCTGATTCCCTTCTTGTCAATCAGTGTTTTGCTGGATTATATTGTCTTTGTGTCTGGCTAGCATCTAAACGGCACTTCAAACCAACCAGAACTAGTTACATTTAACTAGCTGTTTGTCTTCGAGAAGGTTGGTatgaatctttaaaaaaaaacgcttgCTGATGTGTCAACTACATTGTTACTTTGGCTCttttgaaatctgtttgattacATGGTTGTTACCCTAAAATTTTAGTTGTTACAAGTGAAGTTCATGATGCAGATTAATCTCTGTGATGCACACCTCAGTGACTGTCAGCCACAGTAAGACATGTCCTAATGTCTTTTTCAGTGTGCATTTGCATCACTATCACCTTTTCCAATGGGGGAGGAAAAGCCAGACACGCTGGACTTTGTGAAGGATTTCCAGGAGTATCTGAGCCAGCAGACACAGCATGTCAACATGATATCAGGCTCTGTCAGCGGAGTGAAGGAGGCAGATGAGCTGccagcaggtaaccagctgtttgtcatcTGCAACATAAAACTGCATgtgtttgtctctttgaagaGTCGTGAATGCTCTCATGATTATTGTTTGTATCTGTACATGTCTTTGATGAATGCCAGTGGTAAATCATAGAGAGCACAAACTTGTGTTTCATCAGCTCATTTCTAGATAAAAACTGGTTTGTTTTGAACAGCTGAGAAATCTTTAACCAACaagaattacttttttttttttttttttaacattttgtcaCAAAACATACATTTCTGTTCCTTTCAATTATTTTTCTTAGTTGTAGGTGATAATGTAGATATACATTATAGAACAATATAAGCTTTATGCTGCCAACTTAAGGTCAGGAAACTGTTGAATAAGTAAAGGTAAAGTAGCTAAGAAAGGCGTTCACAGTATTGTTGATCTAAAAGTAACTTGCTTTTACTTCCATTCTAGTATTTGAACTTGAGCCTGTGGTGTATAAATCATTATGTGTGTTGGCTGGACAACTTTTCTTACAGCAAATCCCACAAATATTGAGTTTAGGTTAATATTTAATCACCTTTTTGAAGATAGCCATTGTTATACAGTTTACCATAGTTGTATTCCCCAATGGAAAAGTGTTGGGATCATTGGCTGTTTTGATGTAATAGCAAGAGACCTGCTTATGTTGCAGAATGCTAGTGTGATGTTCAACTACTTTCTGTctgtgaggtgtgtgtgtgtgtgtatatatatatatatatatatatatattcacataATGCAAATATTGGTGTCTGCAGAATGCAGTCAGAATGGGCTGGATAACCCCTCAGTTGACATGTCACTGGAGGACAACTCGGGGATCTTGGTGGATGGTTTTGAGAGGACCTACGACGGCAAGCTCAAATGTCGTTATTGCAACTATGCCACCAGAGGCACAGCACGTCTCATTGAACACATTCGGATTcacacaggtaagggtttgtaGTTCCTCTGCAGAGAATAATACTgtagtgtttcccacacatggACTTACTTCAGCAAGACATAATAGTGTATATATAGTGATCTGTTTTTAGCgttatcttttttttgtaaccaTCTGAGAGAACGGCACAATAAtaggttagtttttttttacgtaatttttttttttcttttgtgtattaTTTGTCACAAATTTCTTGGTATTTACGATATTTGCTGTGGAGCGTCTTAGAGTACTTGAATATCATGAGAAATGCTGTACTGGCAAGATTTTGCTATTAAGCCTGTTTTTCTTAACAGGAGAGAAACCACACCGCTGCCACCTGTGCCCATTTGCTTCAGCCTATGAGCGTCACCTGGAGGCCCACATGCGCTCACACACCGGTGAGAAGCCTTACAAGTGTGAGCTGTGCTCCTTCCGCTGCAGTGACCGTAGCAACTTATCACACCATCGACGCAGACGTCACAAACTCTTGCCTATGAAAGGTGCTCGGTCACTTTCCCATAAAAAGATGCTGAGTGTTTTACAGAAAAAAGCCAGCTCGCTGGGCTATGGTCGACGGCTCCTCATCAATTTTAGCCCCCCCTCTATGGTGGTGCACAAGGCTGACAATGTGAACGACTTCTCCCACGAGCTGCCCCACTTACGTCAGGAAACCTACGATAATCAGAATCAAGGCGTCGAGGAAGGACTCTCCACGAATCAAAATCACCATCATCACGATATGATCATGGACAACCCCCTGAATCAACTGTCCACCCTGGCAGGCCAGTTGGCCAGCCTCCCATCAGAGACCCAGGCCCAGACTCAACCTCCCATGTCTCCTGGAGCAGAGTCTGTCGTGGATGAGAAGCCTTTCCTCATCCAGCAGCCTCACCCTGCCACAGCTCCTGTGGCTGTCACTGCCAGCATGGCTCATGCTTCTTCCTCTTCACCAGTTACCCCGGAGCCCCGGGCCCCTCCACACAGTAACTGCAGTCCTGGAGGTGGACCATGTAGCGAGCACAGTGGGCGCACCAGCACTCCTAGTATCTCCAATAGCCAACCAAGCACACCGGCCCCGGGCCTGTCCGCCCCTCTTCAGGACCCCCACATGCTCCATCACTGCCAGCACTGTGACATCTACTTTCCTGACAACATCCTCTACACCATCCACATGGGGTGCCATGGATATGAAAACCCATTCCAGTGCAACATCTGTGGCCATAAGTGCAA
This window harbors:
- the ikzf5 gene encoding zinc finger protein Pegasus; its protein translation is MGEEKPDTLDFVKDFQEYLSQQTQHVNMISGSVSGVKEADELPAECSQNGLDNPSVDMSLEDNSGILVDGFERTYDGKLKCRYCNYATRGTARLIEHIRIHTGEKPHRCHLCPFASAYERHLEAHMRSHTGEKPYKCELCSFRCSDRSNLSHHRRRRHKLLPMKGARSLSHKKMLSVLQKKASSLGYGRRLLINFSPPSMVVHKADNVNDFSHELPHLRQETYDNQNQGVEEGLSTNQNHHHHDMIMDNPLNQLSTLAGQLASLPSETQAQTQPPMSPGAESVVDEKPFLIQQPHPATAPVAVTASMAHASSSSPVTPEPRAPPHSNCSPGGGPCSEHSGRTSTPSISNSQPSTPAPGLSAPLQDPHMLHHCQHCDIYFPDNILYTIHMGCHGYENPFQCNICGHKCKSKYDFACHFARGQHK